A window of Elusimicrobiota bacterium contains these coding sequences:
- the pbpC gene encoding penicillin-binding protein 1C — translation MGRRDAFRKIAARGRRGLTAAAAALAGFALLSIAALPRPLFREPASTVLLGRDGRLLSAKIAADQQWRFPPLDRVPAKFKTAAIQFEDRRFERHWGVDPFAVARALREAVRRRRVTSGASTLSMQVIRLARGNPPRTLLEKIWETFLALGLELTHSKERILALYAAHAPMGGNIVGLEAASWRYFGRAPESLSWAEAGVLAVLPNSPALIHPGRNRDRLRAKRDRLLNRLHVAGYISASDLPLALAEPLPDAPLPLPAHATRLLDTLIKDRGLAGHRIHSTLDSSVQLAVEDLVARRAENLRARDIQNVAAIVIDHRDFSVRAYVGNGGIDDGREGRSVDIVQSPRSTGSTLKPFLFAAALQAGDIGPTTLLPDLPTQFPGFHPENNDNRYRGAVPAREALAQSLNVPAVRLLKLYGASKFYAFLKKMGFTTLFRPADQYGLSLILGGAEATLWDLSAAYANLASLAGGRGRTFQSTYRSLRILESDRADTDRKMDFGPGAAWLTEAALTEVVRPEDESHWQAFASARRIAWKTGTSQGYKDAWALGSDGSHTVGVWAGNADGEPRAGLTGTLAAAPLLFDLFNRLGAGGWFARPDFDLEETAVCRDDGFLPAAECATEKQWIPADSPFDRQSPHHRLLHLDATGRWRVHDGCEAVSKMTARSWFVLPPGQEFFYRTRHPEYRLPPPYRSDCRDDAPEAEDSSPIDLLYPDEGARVYVPTDLGGQRGRALFEAVHRRAAEVLYWHLDGRFLGTTRQFHQQALDLTAGVHELTLVDREGHRLRRRFEVLSAGRPATR, via the coding sequence ATGGGTCGACGTGACGCGTTCCGAAAAATAGCGGCCCGGGGGCGGCGCGGCCTGACGGCCGCGGCCGCGGCGCTCGCCGGATTCGCCCTTCTTTCGATCGCGGCCCTTCCCCGGCCGTTGTTTCGCGAACCCGCGTCGACGGTCCTTCTGGGCCGCGACGGTCGACTGCTGTCGGCCAAAATCGCCGCCGACCAGCAGTGGCGTTTTCCGCCCTTGGACCGCGTTCCCGCGAAATTCAAAACCGCCGCCATTCAATTCGAGGATCGACGCTTCGAACGCCACTGGGGCGTGGATCCTTTCGCGGTGGCCCGGGCCCTGCGGGAGGCGGTCCGTCGGCGTCGCGTCACCAGCGGCGCCAGCACCCTTTCCATGCAGGTCATCCGACTGGCCCGGGGCAACCCGCCCCGGACCCTCCTCGAAAAAATCTGGGAAACGTTCCTCGCTCTGGGCCTTGAACTCACCCATTCCAAGGAACGAATTTTGGCTCTCTACGCGGCCCACGCGCCCATGGGGGGGAACATCGTGGGGCTCGAGGCCGCCTCCTGGCGTTATTTCGGCCGGGCGCCGGAAAGCCTCTCCTGGGCCGAAGCGGGCGTCCTGGCGGTGCTGCCCAACAGCCCGGCCCTCATCCACCCCGGCCGAAACCGCGACCGCCTTCGGGCCAAGCGGGACCGTCTGCTGAACCGCCTGCACGTCGCGGGATATATTTCCGCCTCGGACCTTCCCCTGGCCCTCGCCGAGCCCCTGCCCGACGCTCCCCTGCCCCTTCCGGCCCACGCCACCCGCTTGCTGGACACGTTGATCAAAGACCGGGGCCTGGCGGGACACCGGATTCATTCAACCCTCGATTCGTCGGTTCAATTGGCCGTCGAGGACCTCGTGGCTCGGCGGGCGGAGAATCTCCGCGCCCGGGACATTCAAAACGTCGCGGCCATCGTCATCGATCACCGGGATTTTTCCGTGCGGGCCTACGTGGGGAACGGCGGAATTGACGACGGGCGGGAAGGCCGGAGCGTCGACATCGTTCAAAGCCCCCGAAGCACCGGCAGCACGCTGAAACCCTTTCTCTTCGCGGCGGCCTTGCAGGCCGGGGACATCGGTCCGACCACCCTTTTGCCGGATTTGCCGACCCAATTTCCGGGTTTTCACCCGGAAAACAACGACAATCGTTATCGGGGCGCGGTGCCCGCCCGGGAGGCCCTGGCCCAATCCCTGAACGTGCCGGCGGTTCGCCTTCTTAAGCTCTACGGGGCGTCCAAGTTTTACGCCTTTCTGAAAAAAATGGGATTTACGACGCTCTTCCGTCCGGCGGATCAATACGGGCTGAGCCTTATTTTGGGCGGGGCCGAGGCGACGCTCTGGGACTTGTCCGCGGCCTACGCCAATTTGGCTTCCTTGGCCGGGGGACGGGGGCGGACCTTTCAATCCACCTACCGGTCGCTTCGAATTTTGGAAAGCGATAGGGCGGACACGGACCGAAAGATGGATTTTGGCCCGGGCGCGGCCTGGCTGACCGAGGCGGCGCTGACGGAGGTGGTGCGCCCCGAGGACGAATCCCACTGGCAGGCCTTCGCCAGCGCCCGCCGCATCGCCTGGAAAACGGGCACCAGCCAGGGCTACAAGGACGCCTGGGCCCTGGGCTCCGACGGAAGCCACACCGTGGGCGTCTGGGCGGGAAACGCCGACGGGGAACCTCGGGCCGGTCTGACCGGCACCCTGGCCGCGGCGCCCCTGCTTTTCGACCTGTTCAATCGGCTGGGCGCCGGGGGCTGGTTCGCCCGCCCGGATTTCGACCTGGAGGAAACGGCGGTCTGCCGGGACGACGGGTTTCTTCCCGCGGCGGAGTGCGCGACCGAGAAGCAATGGATTCCGGCCGACAGCCCCTTCGACCGTCAAAGCCCCCATCACCGGCTATTGCATTTGGACGCGACCGGCCGCTGGCGGGTGCACGACGGCTGCGAGGCCGTGTCGAAGATGACGGCGCGGTCCTGGTTCGTCCTTCCGCCGGGCCAGGAATTCTTCTACCGGACACGCCACCCGGAATACCGCCTGCCCCCGCCCTACCGATCGGACTGCCGGGACGACGCGCCCGAAGCCGAAGACTCTTCGCCCATCGACTTGCTCTATCCCGACGAGGGCGCCCGGGTCTACGTCCCGACGGATTTGGGCGGCCAACGGGGCCGGGCGCTCTTCGAGGCGGTCCACCGAAGGGCGGCGGAGGTGCTCTATTGGCATTTGGATGGGCGGTTTTTGGGTACGACCCGGCAATTTCACCAGCAGGCGCTGGATTTGACGGCGGGGGTTCACGAACTGACCCTGGTCGATCGGGAAGGCCACCGTCTTCGCCGCCGGTTCGAAGTGTTGAGCGCCGGGCGCCCGGCGACCCGATGA
- a CDS encoding DUF4846 domain-containing protein → MGRSLRLPLFLFGFLPITASLRAESYPWSHAVEGGTIQSRFQPPRGTARLSPPVNSFGAWLQGLPLKPGRPPVHLYDGSLKNRQDLHAAVVDISVGNKDLQQCADAVIRLRAEYLHAAGRDADVCFRFTNGDPCPWSRWSGGDRPSALGSRVAWFHRASTDTSRASFENYLFTLFRWAGTLSLSRELAAVPSGRPPEIGDVYIQGGSPGHAVIVADAARGRDGSTWVILLQSYMPAQEIHVLRNPDTGAPWFPAPADGSMNSPQWEFPAHSLKRFSEHGCP, encoded by the coding sequence ATGGGCCGGTCCCTTCGCTTGCCGCTTTTTCTTTTTGGATTCCTTCCAATCACCGCTTCCCTCCGGGCGGAATCGTACCCCTGGTCCCACGCCGTTGAGGGCGGGACGATCCAGTCCCGGTTTCAACCCCCCCGGGGAACGGCTCGACTTTCACCGCCGGTGAATTCTTTCGGGGCCTGGCTCCAAGGCTTGCCGTTAAAACCCGGTCGCCCTCCGGTTCACCTGTATGACGGGTCCCTCAAAAATCGGCAGGACCTCCACGCGGCCGTGGTGGACATCTCCGTCGGGAACAAGGATTTGCAACAGTGCGCCGACGCCGTCATTCGCCTTCGGGCCGAATACCTCCACGCGGCGGGCCGGGACGCGGACGTTTGTTTTCGATTCACCAACGGCGATCCCTGCCCCTGGTCGCGATGGTCCGGGGGCGATCGGCCCTCGGCCCTGGGTTCCCGGGTGGCCTGGTTCCACCGGGCTTCCACGGACACCTCCCGGGCTTCCTTTGAAAATTACCTGTTCACCCTTTTTCGCTGGGCGGGAACCTTGTCCCTCAGCCGGGAACTCGCGGCGGTCCCCAGCGGACGGCCGCCGGAAATCGGCGATGTTTATATTCAGGGCGGCTCCCCCGGCCACGCGGTGATCGTCGCGGACGCCGCCCGGGGACGGGACGGGTCGACGTGGGTGATCCTTCTTCAAAGCTACATGCCCGCCCAGGAAATTCACGTGCTGAGAAATCCCGACACGGGGGCCCCCTGGTTTCCGGCCCCGGCCGACGGGTCCATGAACTCGCCCCAATGGGAATTCCCGGCCCATTCGCTGAAACGGTTTTCAGAACATGGCTGCCCTTAA
- the mutY gene encoding A/G-specific adenine glycosylase: MAALKAEFFRTRLLAWYKKHGRHDLPWRRGFRSLRDRPPSLSSGKGRSGPDPYRILVSELMLQQTGVQTVIPYFHRFLKRFPTFKILARAPQEKVLERWSGLGYYARARNLQKAAQKIVAEHAGRLPRTRAEVEDLPGVGPYTAGALLSFAYDQPEALVDGNVIRVLSRVYGIRRNTKEPPVLKKIWDLARTLVPPDGARHFNSALMDLGATVCKPASPDCAVCPLAARCWANRKGRPSDLPVVGADGPKKLLHIHAAIVEKGGRWLLRRRPATGLYAGLWEFPGLEFKDPPPTAQVARFLRDRFNAAPSSPRPLAALRHTLSHREIVVHPWRCTLEKTAGGNRWFPAKDINRLAISSLTRRVWQQVRFHV; this comes from the coding sequence ATGGCTGCCCTTAAAGCCGAATTTTTTCGTACGCGGCTACTGGCCTGGTACAAAAAGCACGGCCGCCACGACCTCCCCTGGCGGCGGGGGTTTCGGTCGCTTCGCGACCGCCCGCCGTCCTTGAGCTCTGGGAAAGGGCGGTCGGGCCCGGATCCGTACCGAATCCTGGTATCGGAGCTCATGCTCCAGCAAACCGGGGTCCAAACGGTCATTCCCTATTTTCACCGATTCTTAAAAAGGTTTCCAACTTTTAAGATTCTGGCCCGGGCCCCCCAGGAAAAAGTCCTGGAGCGTTGGTCCGGACTGGGCTACTACGCCCGGGCGCGGAATCTGCAAAAGGCCGCCCAAAAAATCGTCGCGGAACACGCCGGGCGCTTGCCCCGCACCCGGGCGGAGGTGGAGGACCTCCCCGGAGTGGGGCCTTACACCGCCGGCGCCCTCTTATCTTTTGCCTACGATCAGCCCGAGGCCCTGGTGGACGGAAACGTCATCCGGGTTCTGTCCCGGGTCTATGGAATACGCCGGAACACGAAAGAGCCCCCGGTCCTTAAGAAAATTTGGGATTTGGCCCGGACGTTGGTGCCGCCCGATGGCGCGCGACATTTTAATTCGGCCCTCATGGACCTGGGGGCCACGGTGTGCAAACCCGCGAGTCCCGATTGCGCGGTTTGCCCCCTGGCCGCCCGGTGTTGGGCGAACCGGAAAGGTCGTCCATCGGACCTCCCCGTGGTCGGGGCCGATGGTCCGAAAAAACTACTGCACATCCACGCGGCCATCGTCGAGAAAGGCGGCCGATGGCTCCTGCGCCGCCGCCCGGCCACGGGCCTTTACGCGGGGCTCTGGGAGTTCCCGGGGTTGGAATTTAAAGATCCTCCGCCGACGGCCCAGGTGGCTCGTTTTCTTCGGGACCGATTCAACGCCGCCCCCTCTTCGCCCCGACCCCTGGCCGCCCTGCGGCACACCCTGTCCCACCGGGAGATCGTCGTGCATCCCTGGCGTTGCACGCTGGAAAAAACGGCTGGGGGAAACCGATGGTTCCCCGCCAAGGACATCAATCGCCTGGCCATTTCCAGTTTAACCCGCCGCGTGTGGCAACAGGTCCGATTCCATGTCTGA
- a CDS encoding aminopeptidase P family protein, whose protein sequence is MSDRPSKSKFLLGPVQKALREEGIDGWLLYFFQGNDPLALRLLRVPPKKFFTRRWYYFVPGRGAPVKLVHRIEPDALDHLPGQTLSYASWRELEAGLGRAVRGARRVAMQYSPKNAVPTLSRVDAGTVELVRSLGPRVVSSGDLVQRFESVLAPRQWEQHRTTARHLHQIILKAFDFIARSVRAKVRTTEFDVQRFILREYVRRGLVTNADPIVAINKNSAQPHYAPTSVRHSPIKKGDWVLLDIWAKPKGPDAVYADITWCGFVGKKTPEKYERIFQIVRRARDAAVEFVSKRLKAGKAVYGWEVDRAARSVIERAGYGKEFIHRTGHSIGTEDHANGANMDGLETRELRHILPGTLFSIEPGIYLENFGVRSEINVFIDGIKPVITGGPVQCRAVEIF, encoded by the coding sequence ATGTCTGACCGTCCCTCGAAATCCAAATTCCTCCTCGGGCCCGTTCAAAAAGCCCTCCGGGAGGAGGGCATCGACGGTTGGCTGCTTTATTTTTTCCAAGGCAACGACCCGCTGGCCCTTCGACTTCTTCGGGTGCCCCCAAAAAAGTTTTTCACCCGCCGCTGGTACTACTTCGTGCCGGGCCGGGGCGCGCCCGTTAAATTGGTTCACCGCATCGAGCCCGACGCCCTCGATCACTTGCCGGGGCAAACTCTTTCCTACGCTTCCTGGCGGGAGCTGGAAGCGGGCCTGGGCCGGGCCGTTCGGGGCGCACGTCGAGTCGCCATGCAATATTCCCCAAAAAACGCGGTACCCACCCTTTCCCGGGTCGACGCCGGCACGGTGGAACTCGTGCGCTCCCTGGGCCCCCGGGTCGTATCCTCCGGCGATTTGGTTCAGCGGTTCGAGTCGGTTTTAGCGCCCCGCCAATGGGAACAACACCGGACCACGGCCCGGCATCTTCATCAAATAATTCTCAAGGCTTTTGATTTCATCGCCCGTTCCGTTCGAGCGAAGGTGAGAACCACGGAGTTCGACGTTCAGCGTTTCATCCTTCGGGAGTACGTCCGCCGAGGTTTGGTGACCAACGCCGACCCCATCGTGGCGATCAATAAGAACAGCGCCCAACCCCACTACGCACCGACCTCGGTTCGGCACTCGCCCATCAAAAAAGGCGATTGGGTCCTGTTGGACATCTGGGCAAAGCCCAAGGGCCCCGACGCGGTCTACGCCGATATCACCTGGTGCGGTTTCGTCGGGAAGAAGACGCCGGAGAAATACGAGCGGATTTTTCAAATCGTCCGCCGGGCCCGGGACGCGGCCGTGGAGTTCGTCTCGAAGCGGCTCAAGGCGGGGAAAGCGGTTTATGGTTGGGAAGTGGACCGCGCCGCCCGGTCGGTCATTGAACGGGCCGGTTACGGCAAAGAGTTCATTCACCGCACCGGCCACTCCATCGGCACCGAGGACCACGCCAACGGCGCCAACATGGACGGCCTGGAGACCCGGGAGCTCCGCCACATTTTGCCAGGCACCCTATTCTCTATTGAGCCAGGGATTTATTTAGAGAATTTTGGTGTTCGAAGTGAGATCAATGTTTTTATTGATGGAATCAAGCCGGTAATTACAGGGGGTCCCGTTCAATGCCGAGCAGTAGAAATTTTTTGA
- a CDS encoding ATP-binding protein, giving the protein MREIPKEQIIRRIQAENIWWGLKHQINDTFYGMRRRAYFKLFMPLVEKLNVKRAVVLMGPRRVGKTVMIHQAVQQLIETGIDPRQICYISVDAPLFNECGLDDFIELFESASGADLKSKQAFLFLDEIQYLRNWETQLKNLVDTKPNIRFVASGSAAAALRLKSLESGAGRFTEFLLPPLTFHEYLDLLEKNVLVKHNEETDWFETNDINNLNSEFMSYLNFGGYPEAIFSEAIRADPARFIKSDIVDKVLLRDLPGLYGIQDIQELNYLFTTLAFNTANEVSLEGLAEKSGVAKNTIKRYIDYLEAAFLIKVVHKISHNARRFQRATSFKVYLTNPSIRSALFSAIEIDDPAMGYLAETGIFSQWFHNTSDVLYYARWKDGEVDIVSLDHKQKPRWAVEVKWSDRCVDNLSDLKNVLNFCKWNKLSEIAVTTRTATVFKHVDQLRIKFIPTALYCYTVGHNLVNRLQQ; this is encoded by the coding sequence ATGAGGGAAATTCCGAAAGAACAAATAATTCGCCGAATCCAGGCAGAAAATATTTGGTGGGGTTTAAAACACCAAATCAACGATACATTTTATGGCATGCGACGAAGAGCGTATTTCAAACTATTTATGCCGCTCGTTGAAAAATTGAATGTAAAAAGAGCAGTTGTCCTAATGGGTCCGAGACGTGTAGGAAAAACCGTCATGATCCATCAGGCGGTACAACAGCTAATTGAAACGGGAATTGATCCGAGGCAGATTTGCTACATCTCCGTTGATGCGCCATTGTTTAATGAGTGTGGACTGGATGATTTTATAGAACTTTTTGAAAGTGCCAGTGGTGCAGATTTAAAATCAAAGCAAGCTTTTCTTTTCCTAGACGAAATTCAGTATCTCCGTAATTGGGAAACTCAATTAAAGAACTTGGTGGACACAAAACCCAATATTCGGTTTGTTGCCTCAGGTTCCGCCGCCGCGGCGCTGCGCTTAAAAAGTCTTGAATCGGGAGCCGGCAGATTCACGGAATTCCTATTGCCGCCGCTGACATTTCACGAATATTTGGACCTCTTGGAAAAAAATGTATTGGTCAAGCACAATGAGGAAACAGATTGGTTCGAAACAAATGACATTAATAACTTAAATTCTGAATTCATGAGTTACCTTAATTTCGGAGGGTACCCCGAAGCAATATTCTCTGAGGCGATCCGCGCAGACCCAGCGAGATTTATTAAGAGTGACATCGTTGATAAAGTTCTTCTCCGGGATCTCCCCGGATTGTATGGCATACAAGATATTCAAGAATTGAATTATTTGTTCACAACGCTGGCGTTCAACACCGCCAACGAAGTATCCCTTGAGGGGTTGGCAGAAAAGTCGGGAGTGGCGAAAAATACCATCAAACGATATATCGACTATTTGGAAGCGGCCTTTCTAATTAAAGTGGTCCACAAAATTTCACATAATGCACGTCGATTCCAACGTGCAACGTCATTTAAAGTTTATTTAACCAACCCATCCATTCGAAGCGCTCTTTTCTCTGCTATTGAAATCGATGATCCTGCCATGGGCTATCTTGCGGAAACCGGGATATTTTCTCAATGGTTTCATAATACATCGGATGTCCTATATTACGCGCGCTGGAAAGACGGGGAAGTCGATATCGTGAGTTTAGACCACAAGCAAAAACCAAGATGGGCTGTTGAAGTGAAATGGAGTGACCGGTGTGTCGATAACCTCAGTGATCTCAAGAATGTATTGAACTTCTGCAAATGGAACAAACTCAGTGAAATTGCGGTTACAACAAGGACGGCAACAGTTTTCAAGCATGTGGATCAGCTCCGCATTAAATTTATTCCAACGGCATTGTATTGCTACACCGTTGGACATAATTTAGTTAATCGACTACAACAATAG
- a CDS encoding VWA domain-containing protein — MKKILALVLSVFSLPLYAHPVDPRPDKPLVQLALLLDTSNSMDGLIDQAKSQLWRIVNDLAGARCRGYAPRIEVALYEYGNAGLPAGERYLRQVVSFTGDLDRISEKLFGLRTNGGEEYCGAVINDAVKNLPWDTRSSTYKTLFIAGNEPFTQGEVSYRDAIQRAVGRDILVNTIFCGDRREGIETSWANGAERGRGAYLTINQDQQIAVMRSPYDDEIERLGRALNDTYVYYGSRGREAAQRRALADEGAVAAAPAGAAVERSLYKSKGQYAESMNSVDAVSGVAGGTLKAGELKKDDLPAELREKGDKELEEALRAKGAEREQIQKQLNALGSKRQSFLSKKSAGNKDSLDQAVLNAVRSQASKFGFTF, encoded by the coding sequence ATGAAAAAGATTCTCGCCCTCGTTTTAAGCGTCTTCTCGCTCCCCCTTTACGCCCATCCCGTCGATCCGCGTCCCGATAAGCCGTTGGTCCAATTGGCGCTCCTGCTGGACACTTCCAACAGCATGGACGGGTTGATCGACCAAGCCAAATCCCAGCTCTGGCGCATCGTCAACGACCTGGCCGGGGCCCGTTGCCGGGGCTACGCTCCCCGGATCGAAGTGGCCCTCTACGAATACGGCAACGCCGGCCTGCCGGCCGGGGAACGTTACCTCCGGCAAGTGGTGTCTTTCACCGGCGATTTGGACCGCATTTCGGAAAAACTCTTCGGGCTTCGCACCAACGGCGGCGAGGAATACTGCGGCGCGGTCATCAACGACGCCGTCAAAAACCTTCCCTGGGACACCCGGTCTTCCACCTATAAAACTCTCTTCATCGCCGGCAACGAACCCTTCACCCAAGGGGAGGTGAGCTACCGGGACGCCATTCAGCGGGCCGTGGGCCGGGACATCCTGGTCAACACCATCTTCTGCGGCGACCGCCGGGAAGGGATTGAAACGTCCTGGGCCAACGGCGCGGAACGCGGCCGGGGCGCCTACCTGACCATCAACCAGGACCAGCAAATCGCGGTGATGCGCAGCCCCTACGACGATGAAATCGAGCGCCTGGGCCGGGCGTTGAACGACACCTACGTCTACTACGGGTCCCGGGGCCGGGAAGCCGCCCAGCGCCGCGCCTTGGCGGACGAAGGCGCCGTGGCCGCGGCGCCCGCCGGGGCGGCGGTCGAACGGTCGCTTTACAAATCCAAAGGCCAATACGCCGAATCCATGAACAGCGTGGACGCTGTGAGCGGCGTGGCCGGCGGCACCCTCAAGGCGGGGGAACTTAAGAAGGACGACCTCCCCGCCGAATTAAGGGAAAAAGGCGATAAAGAGTTGGAGGAAGCCCTGCGGGCCAAGGGCGCGGAGCGGGAACAGATTCAAAAGCAATTGAACGCCCTGGGATCCAAGCGGCAATCCTTCCTGTCGAAAAAATCCGCGGGGAACAAGGACAGCCTGGACCAGGCGGTCCTGAACGCGGTCCGGTCCCAGGCGTCTAAATTCGGGTTCACCTTCTAA
- the phoU gene encoding phosphate signaling complex protein PhoU, which produces MERHFDEELNQLKERLLRMGAIAEEMIQKAVKALRERSEKLTQEVFESEKLVNQMHVEIDDRCLKLIALHQPMAADLRLITAAMKINSDLERIADQAVNAGQTCYYHLFKESPVPQISMITQMAEISQKMLRDSLDAFSRRDVVLADKVLKQDEEEDRLKAQALTSLIDLLKKDPSHSSQYVDLILLSRNMERIGDHATNVAEDVIFMVQGKDIRHHLDHRDE; this is translated from the coding sequence ATGGAACGACATTTCGACGAAGAATTAAACCAGCTGAAAGAGCGGCTCCTCCGCATGGGGGCCATCGCCGAGGAAATGATTCAAAAGGCGGTCAAGGCCCTTCGGGAGCGGAGCGAGAAGCTCACGCAGGAAGTTTTTGAATCCGAAAAGCTCGTCAACCAAATGCACGTGGAAATCGACGACCGGTGCCTGAAGCTCATCGCCCTCCACCAACCCATGGCGGCGGACCTGCGGTTGATCACGGCGGCCATGAAGATCAATTCCGACCTCGAGCGGATCGCGGACCAAGCGGTCAACGCCGGGCAGACCTGCTATTACCATTTGTTCAAGGAGTCGCCGGTCCCCCAAATCAGCATGATCACCCAAATGGCGGAAATCAGCCAGAAGATGCTCCGGGACAGCCTGGACGCTTTTTCCCGACGGGACGTGGTCCTGGCCGACAAAGTGTTGAAGCAGGACGAGGAAGAAGACCGCCTCAAGGCCCAGGCCCTCACGAGCCTGATCGATCTCCTCAAGAAAGACCCCAGCCACTCCTCCCAATACGTGGACCTGATTCTCCTGTCCCGGAACATGGAACGCATCGGCGACCACGCCACCAACGTGGCCGAAGACGTGATCTTCATGGTCCAGGGGAAGGACATCCGCCACCACCTGGATCACCGGGACGAATAA
- the pstB gene encoding phosphate ABC transporter ATP-binding protein, with the protein MSPDVLDRPREQTPAAPTAPLEPAPILEARDLNLYYGAFHALKNVSVAIPDKAITAFIGPSGCGKSTLLRTFNRLNDLIRGVRVTGQVLLHGRDVYAPKADLIGLRKRVGMVFQRPNPFPISAYENVAYGPRVHHLFRGKELDAVVEKSLRATGLWDEIKDRLDTPALALSPEQQQRLCISRLLAVEPEVLLMDEPCSALDPIATGRIEEMIQELKKAYSIVIVTHNMQQAARVSSQTAYFLLGELVEFGPTARIFTSPRDPRTEQYITGRFG; encoded by the coding sequence ATGTCTCCGGACGTTTTGGATAGGCCCCGGGAACAAACCCCCGCCGCCCCGACGGCGCCGTTGGAACCCGCCCCGATTTTGGAGGCGCGGGATCTCAATCTTTATTACGGCGCCTTTCACGCCCTCAAAAACGTCTCCGTCGCCATACCGGACAAGGCCATCACCGCCTTCATCGGCCCCTCCGGCTGCGGCAAGTCGACGCTCCTGCGCACCTTCAACCGCCTGAACGACCTGATCCGCGGCGTGCGGGTGACGGGACAGGTCCTGTTGCACGGTCGGGACGTCTACGCCCCCAAGGCCGACTTGATTGGCCTTCGAAAACGCGTGGGCATGGTGTTTCAACGCCCCAACCCCTTTCCCATTTCGGCCTACGAAAACGTGGCCTACGGCCCCCGGGTCCACCATTTGTTCCGGGGGAAGGAGCTGGACGCGGTGGTGGAAAAGTCCCTCCGGGCCACGGGGCTCTGGGACGAAATCAAAGACCGCCTGGACACCCCCGCCCTCGCCCTTTCGCCCGAGCAGCAACAACGCCTTTGCATTTCCCGCCTTTTGGCGGTGGAGCCGGAAGTCCTTTTGATGGACGAACCCTGCTCGGCCCTGGACCCCATCGCCACCGGGCGCATCGAGGAAATGATCCAGGAATTGAAAAAGGCCTATTCCATCGTCATCGTGACGCACAACATGCAACAGGCGGCCCGGGTGTCGTCCCAGACGGCGTATTTTTTGTTGGGGGAGTTGGTGGAGTTCGGTCCGACGGCGCGCATCTTCACATCGCCCCGGGATCCGCGGACGGAACAATACATCACGGGGCGCTTCGGATAA
- a CDS encoding phosphate ABC transporter ATP-binding protein produces the protein MAARDLTVRTGKTVLLNKVSLAVLEHEILAVIGPAGSGKTTFLRCLNRLTDLEGLAVEGEILFNGKNILDAAADTTDLRRRVSMVFAVPTPLPMSIADNLRLGLRFTHRAGAWGDRIESSLRAAFLWDEVKDRLGSSALDLSGGQQQRLCLARSLMLQPEVLLLDEPCSGLDPISTAKIEEALQGLKKSMSVVLVTNNVKQASRTSDRTAFLLMGDLIEVGDTGQVFTSPAQERTADYVSGRFG, from the coding sequence ATGGCCGCCCGGGACCTGACGGTTCGGACCGGGAAGACCGTCCTTTTGAATAAGGTCTCCCTGGCGGTTTTGGAACATGAGATCCTGGCGGTCATCGGCCCCGCTGGAAGCGGCAAAACGACCTTCTTGCGTTGCCTCAATCGACTGACGGATTTGGAAGGCCTGGCTGTGGAGGGCGAGATTCTTTTCAACGGGAAAAACATTTTGGACGCGGCCGCCGACACCACGGACCTCCGACGCCGGGTCAGCATGGTTTTCGCCGTGCCCACGCCGCTCCCCATGAGCATCGCCGACAACCTGCGCCTGGGCCTTCGGTTCACCCACCGGGCGGGCGCCTGGGGAGACCGCATCGAGTCCAGCCTCCGGGCCGCCTTCCTGTGGGACGAGGTGAAAGACCGCCTGGGCTCCTCGGCCCTGGATCTGTCCGGCGGCCAGCAACAACGCCTCTGCCTGGCCCGTAGCCTGATGCTTCAACCCGAGGTATTGCTGCTGGACGAGCCCTGCTCCGGGCTGGACCCCATTTCCACCGCCAAAATCGAGGAAGCGCTCCAGGGCCTGAAAAAATCCATGTCCGTGGTGCTTGTGACCAACAACGTCAAGCAAGCCTCCCGCACCTCGGACCGCACCGCCTTTTTGCTGATGGGCGACTTGATCGAAGTGGGCGACACGGGCCAAGTGTTCACGAGCCCCGCCCAGGAAAGGACCGCCGACTATGTCTCCGGACGTTTTGGATAG